From one Synergistaceae bacterium genomic stretch:
- the nifJ gene encoding pyruvate:ferredoxin (flavodoxin) oxidoreductase, producing the protein MAKKHWKTMDGNTAAAHIAYAFTEVAAIFPITPSSPMPEMVDEWAAHGLKNIFGQPVRVTELQSEGGAAGAVHGALSAGSLATTFTASQGLLLMIPNMYKIAGELMPCVFHVSARAVAGHALSIFGDHSDVMATRMTGFAMLAAGSVQETMDLSAVSHLSTIKSSIPFVNFFDGFRTSHEVQKIDVLEYEDLAKLVDYNAIDAFRERSMRPENPFQKGTAQNPDIFFQAKEAAAPFYVEIPDIVENYMQEIKKLTGREYHPFNYYGHPEATRVVVAIGSVCQALEETVDYLNARGEKVGVVEVHLYRPFSPKYFFRVLPSTVEAIAVLDRCKEPGALGEPLYEDIRTLFFEKGDRAPRIVGGRYGLGSKDTTPSHLKTVFDNLKLYEPHNHFTISIIDDVSDTSLPVEEVIEAAPEGTVCCKFWGLGSDGTVGANKNSIKIIGDHTDMYAQGYFAYDSKKSGGITVSHLRFGKTPIKSTYLIDSANFIACHKQEYVHQYNVLAGIKKGGTFLLNTQWTTLEALEEQLPAKVKRTLAQKECKFYVINAIDEAEKLGLGTRTNTIMQSAFFRLAKVIPLDQAVQYMKDAIEHSYGKKGADIVKMNNAAVDAGHQNLIEIKVPAEWAEVADKAVVRVGLPSEIPDFIEDVVIPINGQEGDDLPVSTFTNGYEDGRFPSGTSAFEKRGVAVNVPEWKMEKCIQCNQCSMVCPHAAIRPFLLDAPEQADAPEDFATVEPKAKNLKEAGYRYRIQVNTLDCMGCDNCADICPVNALEMKPLATQTAQISNWSYAIENVSDKENAGSKFTVQGSQFQRPLLEFSGACAGCGETPYAKLVTQLFGDRMMIANATGCSSIWGASAPSMPYTVNAKGHGPAWANSLFEDNAEYGYGMKLSINVMVEYLVTAMKALLELDIPEEDKAVLKEWLDTRKDGEASRASAAKVEALLEKVCSCDCDCCMDDEIMTHYAQICKYHDYLVKKSIWIFGGDGWAYDIGYGGLDHVLGSGEDVNVLVLDTEVYSNTGGQSSKSTPTAAIAKFAASGKRVRKKDLGRMAMTYGHVYVAQVAMGADKNQLLKALSEAEAHKGPSLVIAYAPCISHGIKAGMGKTQEQSKRAVEAGYWHLYRYNPDLIDEGKNPFSLDSKEPKASFKEFLESEVRYASLKQSFPDIADQLFDQAEKEARQRYNAYKALAEMGAEAIKA; encoded by the coding sequence ATGGCTAAGAAACATTGGAAGACTATGGACGGAAATACGGCTGCCGCTCACATTGCCTACGCGTTTACGGAGGTTGCGGCCATATTTCCGATCACGCCGTCGTCACCCATGCCGGAAATGGTTGACGAATGGGCCGCTCACGGCCTTAAAAACATTTTTGGCCAGCCGGTCAGAGTGACAGAGCTCCAGTCCGAAGGCGGTGCGGCAGGAGCCGTACACGGGGCGCTTTCCGCCGGGTCTCTGGCGACCACTTTCACCGCATCTCAGGGACTTTTGCTGATGATCCCCAATATGTATAAAATAGCCGGAGAGCTGATGCCCTGCGTTTTTCACGTCTCGGCGCGAGCTGTGGCGGGTCACGCGCTTTCCATTTTCGGGGACCACAGCGACGTCATGGCCACGCGCATGACGGGCTTCGCCATGCTGGCAGCCGGCAGCGTTCAGGAGACGATGGACCTTTCCGCCGTTTCCCACCTGAGCACGATCAAATCAAGTATCCCCTTCGTGAACTTCTTCGACGGGTTCCGTACGTCCCATGAAGTGCAGAAAATCGACGTCCTGGAGTACGAGGACCTGGCAAAACTGGTGGATTACAACGCCATCGACGCCTTCCGTGAACGCTCCATGCGTCCCGAAAACCCCTTCCAGAAGGGAACCGCTCAGAACCCCGACATCTTCTTCCAGGCGAAAGAGGCCGCGGCCCCCTTCTACGTCGAAATTCCCGACATCGTGGAAAATTACATGCAGGAGATCAAAAAACTCACCGGTCGTGAGTATCATCCCTTCAACTACTACGGACATCCCGAGGCGACGCGGGTTGTGGTGGCCATCGGCTCCGTCTGTCAGGCCCTGGAGGAGACCGTCGACTACCTGAACGCCCGGGGCGAAAAAGTCGGCGTCGTGGAGGTTCATCTGTACCGTCCCTTCTCGCCGAAGTATTTCTTCCGCGTTCTGCCCTCCACGGTGGAGGCCATCGCCGTCCTCGACCGCTGCAAGGAGCCGGGAGCTCTGGGAGAGCCCCTCTACGAGGACATCCGCACCCTCTTCTTCGAAAAAGGAGACAGGGCGCCCCGAATCGTCGGAGGCCGTTACGGGCTCGGTTCGAAGGACACCACGCCTTCTCACCTCAAAACCGTGTTCGACAACCTGAAGCTCTACGAGCCCCACAACCACTTCACCATCAGTATCATCGACGACGTCAGCGACACCTCCCTCCCCGTGGAGGAGGTCATTGAGGCCGCTCCGGAGGGGACGGTCTGCTGCAAGTTCTGGGGACTGGGGTCCGACGGAACGGTGGGAGCCAACAAAAACTCCATCAAGATCATCGGAGACCACACGGACATGTACGCCCAGGGCTATTTCGCCTACGACTCCAAGAAGTCCGGAGGCATCACGGTGTCCCACCTGCGCTTCGGCAAAACGCCCATCAAATCCACCTACCTCATCGACTCGGCGAACTTCATCGCCTGTCACAAACAGGAGTACGTCCACCAGTACAACGTTCTGGCCGGAATCAAAAAAGGCGGGACCTTCCTTCTGAACACCCAGTGGACCACACTGGAGGCGCTGGAGGAGCAGCTTCCCGCGAAAGTCAAACGGACGCTGGCTCAAAAAGAGTGCAAATTCTACGTCATCAACGCCATCGACGAGGCGGAGAAACTGGGGCTGGGCACCCGCACCAACACCATCATGCAGTCCGCTTTCTTCAGGCTGGCCAAAGTCATTCCGCTGGACCAGGCCGTCCAGTACATGAAGGACGCCATTGAGCACAGCTACGGCAAAAAAGGCGCAGACATCGTCAAAATGAACAACGCCGCCGTGGACGCCGGACACCAAAACCTCATTGAGATCAAAGTGCCGGCGGAGTGGGCGGAGGTGGCGGACAAGGCGGTGGTGAGAGTCGGCCTGCCCTCCGAAATTCCCGATTTCATCGAGGACGTGGTCATCCCCATCAACGGTCAGGAAGGCGACGACCTTCCCGTCAGCACCTTCACCAACGGCTACGAGGACGGGCGCTTCCCCTCCGGGACATCTGCTTTTGAGAAGCGCGGAGTGGCCGTCAACGTGCCCGAGTGGAAGATGGAGAAGTGCATTCAGTGCAACCAGTGCTCCATGGTCTGCCCTCACGCCGCCATCCGCCCCTTCCTGCTGGACGCCCCGGAGCAGGCGGACGCCCCGGAGGATTTCGCAACGGTCGAGCCGAAAGCGAAGAACCTGAAGGAGGCCGGCTACAGGTACAGAATACAGGTGAACACCCTGGATTGCATGGGCTGCGACAACTGCGCGGACATCTGTCCGGTGAACGCGCTGGAAATGAAGCCTCTGGCCACCCAGACGGCTCAGATCTCCAACTGGAGCTACGCCATCGAAAACGTTTCCGACAAGGAAAACGCGGGGAGCAAATTCACCGTTCAGGGAAGTCAGTTCCAGCGTCCCCTGCTGGAGTTCAGCGGCGCCTGCGCCGGCTGCGGCGAAACGCCCTACGCCAAGCTGGTCACTCAGCTTTTCGGAGATCGCATGATGATCGCCAACGCCACGGGCTGCTCCTCCATCTGGGGAGCCTCGGCTCCAAGCATGCCCTACACCGTCAACGCCAAAGGACACGGCCCGGCCTGGGCGAATTCCCTCTTCGAGGACAACGCTGAATACGGCTATGGAATGAAGCTCTCCATCAACGTCATGGTGGAGTACCTCGTTACGGCAATGAAGGCCCTTTTGGAGCTGGACATTCCGGAGGAGGACAAGGCCGTCCTCAAAGAATGGCTGGATACCCGAAAGGACGGAGAAGCGTCCAGGGCATCCGCCGCGAAGGTAGAGGCTCTGCTGGAAAAAGTCTGCTCCTGCGACTGCGACTGCTGCATGGACGACGAGATCATGACCCACTATGCGCAAATCTGCAAATACCACGACTACCTCGTCAAGAAATCCATCTGGATCTTCGGCGGAGACGGCTGGGCCTACGACATCGGTTACGGCGGACTGGACCACGTGCTGGGCAGCGGGGAGGACGTCAACGTTCTCGTTCTGGACACGGAAGTGTACTCCAACACCGGCGGGCAGTCCTCCAAGTCCACGCCCACCGCGGCCATCGCCAAATTCGCGGCCAGCGGCAAACGCGTCCGTAAAAAGGACCTGGGGCGCATGGCCATGACCTACGGTCACGTCTACGTGGCTCAGGTGGCCATGGGAGCGGACAAAAACCAGCTTCTCAAGGCCCTGTCCGAGGCCGAAGCCCACAAGGGACCCTCCCTCGTCATCGCCTACGCGCCCTGCATCAGCCACGGCATCAAGGCGGGCATGGGTAAGACTCAGGAACAGTCCAAGAGGGCGGTGGAGGCCGGATACTGGCACCTGTACCGCTACAACCCCGACCTGATCGACGAGGGAAAGAACCCCTTCTCTCTGGATTCCAAAGAGCCCAAGGCCAGCTTTAAGGAGTTCCTGGAGAGCGAAGTGCGCTACGCCTCGCTGAAGCAGAGCTTCCCGGACATCGCCGACCAGCTTTTCGATCAGGCGGAAAAAGAAGCCCGTCAGCGCTACAACGCGTATAAGGCTCTCGCCGAAATGGGGGCCGAAGCCATCAAGGCATAA
- a CDS encoding DUF2993 domain-containing protein: protein MKNLCRVPILLLWAILFTQPALGADFEFRGTIDASDPTAHLLACYVNRFTPEDLFLAIDEEPDETGHFRDLYMDLKGVMIGGVRTDRLTFRMNDVQFNPPSEWAAGNVECRQALQIHAICLLKEDDVNKKLESKTFGKDDHWKDISMRISPDGIRARGIYVAKVLFVTLDILIEVEGSLKIVEGRELWLDNYKIRVNTMDVPDFITQKAIRQIQPLLDLGRFPLPLRLHSVELQKQQAVFSTRRHPEVLQGGITYHYSAGTVDVQH from the coding sequence ATGAAAAATTTATGCCGCGTTCCGATACTGTTGCTGTGGGCCATCCTGTTCACACAGCCGGCTCTGGGAGCAGATTTCGAGTTCAGGGGCACAATAGACGCTTCCGATCCCACAGCCCATCTTCTGGCCTGCTACGTGAACCGCTTCACCCCGGAGGACCTTTTTCTGGCGATTGACGAAGAACCCGATGAAACCGGACATTTTCGAGATCTCTACATGGATTTGAAAGGCGTAATGATCGGAGGGGTACGGACGGACCGGCTGACGTTCCGCATGAATGACGTTCAGTTCAACCCCCCTTCGGAGTGGGCGGCCGGAAATGTGGAGTGCAGACAGGCCCTGCAAATTCACGCAATTTGTCTGCTGAAGGAAGACGACGTCAACAAAAAGCTGGAGTCCAAAACCTTTGGAAAAGACGACCACTGGAAGGACATTTCCATGCGTATTTCCCCCGATGGAATTCGGGCGCGGGGGATTTACGTGGCCAAAGTTCTCTTTGTCACCCTGGACATTCTCATTGAGGTGGAGGGCAGCCTCAAAATCGTGGAGGGCAGAGAACTGTGGCTGGACAACTACAAAATCCGCGTCAACACCATGGATGTTCCGGACTTTATCACGCAAAAAGCGATACGCCAGATTCAGCCTCTGCTCGACCTTGGACGTTTCCCCCTGCCTCTGCGCCTGCACAGTGTCGAACTGCAGAAGCAACAGGCCGTTTTTTCCACCCGCAGACATCCGGAGGTTTTGCAGGGCGGGATAACCTATCACTACAGCGCGGGGACAGTCGATGTACAGCATTGA
- a CDS encoding DUF4153 domain-containing protein: protein MYSIDRVRYIWVGLSALFQGLLLGGYVYTTSGIFQALPLNVVMIVPFTFWLGQEHWGRRLKRFMGALTGVLLFFYAYWLWSVFPADGEFYYLPSQNLNLMRACIAVFLCLPFFQCRIATWSWRVPYSEVFFQLCRNVFLLLQSTIVMVVFWLLLLTASRLFEIIGLNFVPHFVFHPIVAFPLTSLTVAFSITLALKHPGIDSLGRWILSIMAWLLPPFSLLSLVFVISLPFSGLKTLLGTGQASTLMLTLQVATLLLANAAWLDGTRSPFSGRTAGGSSLISSTIEAISSLSLLCLPIYTVLCLYSLGIRVQQYGWSVDRIHAAFLVVVAGIWGLGYAGLVLLRQWPSSMGRVNTAAALIFTLLVIAMNSPLLDPCRLSANSQVNRLLTGMTDPAGFDFQYLRFNLGRYGTAALERLKNADDAPKADLIRRHMKEAVAMSPREYWNSVQNGLIPERARREILTQARVYPEGRVLPQGIVENLVDNWGKESLYSLNQVRNASELVFSFKKLHTDSDEESLLMIRTGLGLVFDVVSDDLQLVGTLQGSISPASLASEDFRSVTPEFMDVELNGQRFQIFYAQ, encoded by the coding sequence ATGTACAGCATTGATCGCGTGCGCTATATCTGGGTCGGGCTTTCCGCTCTTTTTCAGGGGCTTCTGCTGGGCGGGTACGTCTACACCACATCCGGAATTTTTCAGGCTCTTCCCCTCAACGTGGTCATGATCGTCCCCTTCACCTTCTGGCTGGGGCAGGAGCACTGGGGAAGGCGTCTGAAGCGCTTTATGGGCGCTCTGACGGGAGTTCTTCTGTTTTTCTACGCTTACTGGCTGTGGTCCGTCTTTCCGGCGGACGGAGAGTTTTATTACCTGCCCTCTCAAAATCTGAACCTGATGAGAGCCTGTATCGCCGTTTTTTTGTGCCTGCCCTTCTTTCAGTGCCGGATCGCCACGTGGAGCTGGCGGGTTCCCTATTCAGAGGTATTTTTTCAGCTTTGCCGCAATGTTTTCCTGCTGCTGCAGTCGACCATCGTCATGGTCGTTTTCTGGCTCCTGCTTCTCACCGCTTCGCGGCTTTTTGAAATTATCGGGCTCAACTTCGTTCCTCACTTCGTTTTTCATCCGATTGTGGCCTTCCCCCTGACCAGCCTCACCGTCGCCTTCTCCATCACCCTCGCCCTGAAGCACCCCGGAATAGATTCCCTGGGGCGGTGGATCCTTTCGATTATGGCCTGGCTTCTGCCTCCTTTTTCCCTGCTGTCTCTGGTCTTTGTGATTTCTCTCCCCTTCTCCGGGCTGAAGACGCTTCTGGGGACGGGACAGGCCAGCACGCTGATGCTGACGCTGCAGGTGGCGACGCTGCTTTTGGCCAACGCGGCATGGCTGGACGGAACCCGTTCTCCCTTTTCCGGCAGGACAGCCGGAGGTTCCTCCCTTATTTCTTCGACGATTGAAGCGATTTCCTCTCTTTCTCTGCTCTGCCTGCCGATCTACACGGTGCTCTGTCTCTACTCCCTGGGGATACGGGTTCAGCAGTACGGGTGGAGCGTCGACCGCATCCACGCGGCGTTTCTCGTGGTCGTGGCCGGAATATGGGGGCTGGGTTACGCCGGACTTGTGCTGCTGCGTCAGTGGCCCTCCTCCATGGGACGGGTCAATACCGCCGCCGCCCTGATTTTCACCCTTCTGGTCATCGCCATGAACTCTCCGCTGCTGGATCCCTGCCGCCTGTCCGCCAACAGCCAGGTCAACCGCCTTCTCACCGGAATGACCGATCCCGCGGGGTTCGACTTTCAGTATCTGCGCTTCAACCTCGGCCGTTACGGAACCGCCGCGCTGGAGCGCCTGAAAAACGCCGACGACGCCCCAAAGGCGGATTTGATTCGCCGCCACATGAAAGAAGCCGTCGCCATGAGTCCCAGAGAATACTGGAACAGCGTACAAAACGGCCTTATCCCGGAAAGAGCCCGCAGAGAAATCCTGACTCAGGCTCGGGTTTATCCCGAAGGGCGCGTCCTGCCCCAGGGAATCGTGGAAAATCTGGTGGACAACTGGGGGAAGGAGAGCCTGTACTCTCTGAATCAGGTTCGAAACGCGTCAGAGCTCGTTTTTTCATTTAAAAAACTGCATACCGACAGCGATGAAGAAAGCCTTCTGATGATCCGGACGGGTCTGGGACTGGTGTTCGACGTGGTTTCCGACGACCTTCAGCTTGTGGGGACCCTTCAGGGGTCCATCAGCCCCGCGTCCCTGGCCTCGGAAGATTTTCGGTCCGTCACGCCGGAATTTATGGACGTGGAACTGAACGGCCAACGATTTCAAATTTTCTACGCTCAATAA
- the purH gene encoding bifunctional phosphoribosylaminoimidazolecarboxamide formyltransferase/IMP cyclohydrolase — translation MPQCKVKRALLSVSDKKGLVEFARGLTALGVEIVSTGGTHKTLKDAGIPAIYISDVTGFPEILDGRVKTLHPAIHGGILARRNHPEHLETLAEQHITPIDLVAVNLYPFRRYAADPDASWEDLIENIDIGGPSMVRSAAKNHEDVLIVVHPEDYDGVLTRLQTTGDCPKEERVRLAIAAFRHTAEYDACICNSLELRKTTGKPASFFPERVTLTIEKFSGLRYGENPGQAALLCRQAERDGVSFIDSRQLQGKELSYNNWLDADSAFKIIQELGDSDPAAVIVKHTNPCGAAIAGTIEEAFQKAWDSDPVSAFGGILAVNRPIPAKLAKTLAEVFWEVLIAPSWPDETLDILKTKTALRLLEVPSEAWAPVQSPEWRSVQGGFLIQERDLQLSPPESWITVTSREPLDSERRDMEFAWKIVKHVKSNAIVVVKDQATVGIGAGQMNRVGAAEIALKQAGQKARGAVLASDAFFPFGDTVKLAAEYGIAAVIQPGGSLKDQESTDVADEKGIAMLHTGVRHFKH, via the coding sequence ATGCCGCAGTGCAAAGTGAAACGCGCGCTTCTCAGCGTGTCCGACAAGAAGGGGCTCGTGGAGTTTGCCCGGGGGCTGACGGCTCTGGGCGTCGAGATCGTCTCCACCGGAGGCACTCATAAAACTCTGAAGGACGCGGGGATTCCCGCCATCTATATCTCCGATGTGACGGGATTTCCCGAAATTCTGGACGGACGGGTGAAAACCCTGCACCCCGCGATTCACGGCGGCATTCTGGCCCGCAGAAATCACCCGGAGCACCTTGAAACTCTGGCCGAACAGCACATCACCCCCATCGACCTGGTGGCCGTGAACCTCTACCCCTTCCGGCGGTACGCCGCCGACCCCGACGCCTCCTGGGAGGACCTGATCGAGAATATCGACATCGGCGGCCCCTCCATGGTCCGCTCGGCGGCGAAAAACCACGAAGACGTCCTCATTGTCGTTCATCCGGAAGACTACGACGGGGTTCTGACCCGGCTGCAAACCACCGGAGACTGCCCGAAGGAGGAACGCGTCCGGCTGGCCATCGCCGCATTCCGGCACACGGCGGAGTACGACGCCTGTATCTGCAACAGCCTGGAGCTTCGGAAAACGACCGGAAAACCGGCCTCCTTCTTCCCGGAACGGGTGACCCTGACCATCGAAAAATTTTCCGGCCTGCGCTACGGCGAAAACCCCGGTCAGGCCGCTCTCCTCTGCCGGCAGGCCGAAAGAGACGGCGTCTCCTTCATCGACTCCCGGCAGCTGCAGGGGAAGGAGCTTTCCTACAATAACTGGCTGGACGCCGACAGCGCGTTCAAAATAATCCAGGAGCTGGGCGACTCCGACCCCGCCGCCGTCATCGTCAAACACACGAACCCCTGCGGCGCGGCCATCGCGGGTACAATCGAAGAGGCCTTTCAAAAAGCCTGGGACTCCGACCCCGTTTCGGCCTTCGGAGGGATCCTCGCCGTCAATCGTCCGATTCCGGCGAAACTTGCGAAAACTCTGGCGGAGGTGTTCTGGGAGGTTCTCATCGCCCCCTCATGGCCGGATGAAACTCTGGACATTCTGAAGACAAAAACGGCTTTGCGCCTGCTGGAGGTTCCTTCGGAGGCCTGGGCTCCGGTTCAGAGTCCGGAATGGAGAAGCGTTCAGGGGGGCTTTCTGATTCAGGAGCGGGATTTGCAGCTCTCCCCTCCCGAAAGCTGGATCACCGTCACCTCCAGAGAACCGCTGGACTCCGAGCGTCGGGATATGGAGTTTGCGTGGAAGATCGTGAAACACGTGAAATCCAACGCCATCGTGGTGGTGAAGGATCAGGCCACGGTGGGGATCGGAGCGGGACAGATGAATCGGGTGGGAGCGGCGGAGATCGCGCTGAAACAGGCGGGACAAAAAGCCCGGGGAGCGGTTCTGGCCTCTGACGCGTTTTTCCCCTTCGGCGACACCGTGAAGCTGGCCGCCGAATACGGGATCGCGGCCGTCATTCAGCCCGGCGGTTCCCTGAAGGACCAGGAATCCACCGACGTCGCCGACGAAAAGGGCATCGCCATGCTCCATACCGGCGTCAGACACTTCAAACACTGA
- a CDS encoding response regulator, with product MPDVIDSQKDRSADREDENPAGAAGAEELLRRQIAELEKVNKKYRREVMQLQNTLERERDMALTKENQQTAHFLEQRMRDKYMRLLLESSPNIILLLDKAGRFAYCTDIFLKKTRLSAGEVNDKTFQEVFSRFAEQHWIDALFGILKKVMDSNAPFVFEDSLDFSRDGNLRKYTIYFTPMSNEEGRSEGTMVLFHDVTEIEQAREAAERSNRAKSDFLSNMSHEIRTPMNAIIGMTAIGTSTPDIERKNYAFGKIRDASTHLLGVINDILDMSKIEASKFELSFEDFNFESMLQKVVNVISFRVDEKHQDFSVSVDENIPVTLVGDDQRLAQVITNLLSNAVKFTPEQGNIRLSAVLLGEEDEVCTLQISVSDTGIGISDEQRSRLFNAFEQAENSTARKFGGTGLGLAISKRIVEMMGGRIWVESEIGKGSTFLFTIQARRGAQPQESLLNAGVNWTNVRVLVVDDSTEVREYFDHIAERFGVVCDTAGDGETALKLIEQKGDYDIYFVDWKMPGMNGVEVSRRIREKQSGRSVVIMISAVEWGNIEREAKISGVNKFLSKPLFPSDIANCINECIGVNRIVETEGSQEEAPDNFEGHCILLAEDVDINREIVLALLEPTRLSIDCAENGIEAIKKFSSAPEKYDMIFMDVQMPEMDGCEATRRIRALNVSRAGEIPIVAMTANVFREDVEKCLSAGMNDHVGKPLDLNEVLIRLRKYIVSASAPSPVSPG from the coding sequence TTGCCGGACGTAATCGATTCCCAAAAGGACAGGAGCGCTGACCGGGAAGACGAGAACCCCGCGGGGGCGGCCGGAGCGGAAGAACTGTTGCGCCGCCAGATCGCGGAGCTGGAGAAGGTCAACAAAAAATATAGACGAGAGGTCATGCAGCTTCAGAACACCCTCGAACGGGAAAGGGACATGGCCCTCACGAAGGAAAACCAGCAAACCGCGCATTTCCTCGAACAGCGCATGCGCGACAAGTATATGAGGCTGCTGCTGGAAAGCAGCCCCAATATTATTCTGCTTCTGGACAAGGCGGGAAGGTTCGCCTATTGCACCGACATTTTTCTGAAAAAAACGCGGCTCTCCGCCGGTGAGGTCAATGACAAGACTTTTCAGGAAGTTTTCAGCCGTTTTGCGGAACAACACTGGATCGACGCGCTTTTCGGGATTTTAAAGAAAGTTATGGACTCCAACGCTCCGTTCGTTTTTGAGGACTCGCTGGATTTTTCCAGGGACGGAAACCTGCGTAAATACACGATTTACTTCACCCCCATGAGCAACGAGGAAGGCCGCAGCGAAGGAACGATGGTGCTTTTTCACGACGTGACGGAAATAGAGCAGGCGAGAGAGGCCGCCGAACGGTCGAACCGGGCGAAAAGCGACTTTCTCTCGAATATGAGCCACGAAATCCGTACTCCCATGAACGCCATTATTGGCATGACGGCCATTGGAACGTCAACGCCGGACATCGAAAGAAAAAACTACGCTTTCGGAAAAATTCGGGACGCTTCCACCCATCTTTTGGGGGTCATCAACGATATCCTCGACATGTCGAAAATTGAGGCGAGCAAATTTGAACTCTCCTTCGAAGATTTCAATTTCGAGTCGATGCTGCAAAAAGTGGTGAACGTCATCAGCTTTCGAGTGGACGAAAAACATCAGGATTTCAGTGTCAGCGTGGATGAAAATATCCCTGTCACGCTGGTGGGCGATGACCAGCGTCTGGCTCAGGTGATTACGAACCTGCTTTCCAACGCCGTGAAGTTTACCCCGGAGCAGGGGAACATCCGGCTGTCCGCGGTTTTGCTCGGGGAAGAGGACGAAGTGTGCACCCTGCAAATTTCGGTGAGCGACACGGGAATCGGAATAAGTGATGAACAGCGCTCCCGCTTGTTCAACGCTTTCGAGCAGGCCGAAAACAGCACGGCGAGAAAGTTCGGCGGAACGGGCCTGGGGCTGGCGATTTCCAAACGCATCGTGGAGATGATGGGCGGCCGGATATGGGTCGAATCCGAGATCGGCAAGGGCTCCACATTTTTGTTCACCATACAGGCGCGACGGGGAGCCCAGCCGCAGGAAAGCCTGCTGAACGCCGGAGTGAACTGGACCAATGTCCGTGTTCTCGTGGTGGACGATTCTACGGAGGTGCGGGAGTATTTCGACCACATTGCCGAGCGTTTCGGAGTCGTCTGTGACACGGCCGGCGACGGCGAGACGGCCCTGAAACTCATCGAACAGAAGGGCGACTACGACATCTACTTCGTGGACTGGAAAATGCCGGGAATGAACGGTGTGGAGGTTTCCCGCCGCATTCGGGAAAAGCAGTCGGGGCGGTCTGTGGTGATCATGATCTCCGCCGTGGAATGGGGCAATATCGAAAGAGAAGCGAAAATTTCCGGCGTGAACAAATTTCTCTCCAAACCTCTGTTCCCCTCGGACATCGCCAATTGCATCAACGAATGCATCGGCGTCAACCGCATCGTGGAAACGGAGGGTTCCCAGGAGGAAGCGCCGGATAACTTCGAGGGTCACTGCATATTGCTGGCCGAGGACGTGGACATCAACAGAGAAATCGTACTGGCTCTTCTGGAGCCCACCCGACTTTCCATCGACTGCGCCGAAAACGGCATCGAGGCGATTAAAAAATTCAGCTCGGCTCCGGAGAAGTACGACATGATTTTCATGGACGTGCAGATGCCCGAAATGGACGGCTGCGAGGCGACCCGACGCATTCGCGCGCTGAACGTGTCACGGGCCGGGGAAATTCCCATCGTGGCCATGACCGCCAATGTTTTTCGGGAGGACGTCGAAAAATGCCTCTCCGCCGGTATGAACGACCACGTCGGCAAGCCTCTGGACCTGAATGAAGTCCTCATCAGGCTTCGCAAATATATCGTTTCGGCCTCCGCCCCATCCCCCGTCTCCCCGGGATAG